In one Umezawaea sp. Da 62-37 genomic region, the following are encoded:
- the arc gene encoding proteasome ATPase: MQHGHPGSQPDEGGELNTGNNSDELTAQVRFLEDEIALLRRKLTESPRHVRLLEQRLAEASERVSQLTERNTKLIDTLREARGQLLALREEVDRLAQPPSGYGVFLEQFEDGTVDVFTSGRRMRVSVSPAVESPTLVRGQSVRLNEALTVVEGGSFEQTGEVCTLREILEGEEPENSVQRALVVGHADEERVVWLAQPLIDSPLKIGDSLLVDSKAGFAYERVPKAEVEDLVLEEVPDILYSDIGGLSRQIEQIRDAVEMPFLHADLFREYKLRPPKGVLLYGPPGCGKTLIAKAVANSLAKKVFEARGETGKQAKSYFLNIKGPELLNKFVGETERSIRLIFQRAREKASEGTPVIVFFDEMDSIFRTRGSGVSSDVETTIVPQLLSEIDGVEGLENVIVIGASNREDMIDPAILRPGRLDVKIKIERPDAEGAMDIFNKYLTPDLPIHADDLAEFGGDPKACIEGMVQHTVERMYEETEENRFLEVTYANGDKEVLYFRDFNSGAMIQNIVDRAKKAAIKALLDTKQPGLSVRHLLAAIVDEFAENEDLPNTTNPDDWARISGKKGERIVYIRTLVTGKTADSGRAIDTATNTGQYL, from the coding sequence ATGCAGCACGGTCATCCCGGCAGCCAACCCGATGAGGGTGGCGAGCTGAACACGGGCAACAACTCAGATGAGCTGACAGCGCAGGTCAGGTTCCTCGAGGACGAGATCGCGCTGCTGCGCCGCAAGCTGACGGAGTCCCCGCGACACGTCCGCCTGCTGGAGCAGCGATTGGCCGAGGCATCCGAGCGCGTCAGCCAATTGACCGAGCGCAACACGAAGCTCATTGACACCCTCCGAGAGGCACGTGGCCAACTGCTGGCCCTGCGCGAGGAGGTCGACCGCCTGGCCCAACCGCCCAGTGGCTACGGCGTGTTCCTCGAGCAGTTCGAAGACGGCACGGTGGACGTTTTCACCTCAGGCCGTCGCATGCGGGTGTCCGTCTCGCCTGCGGTGGAATCCCCCACCCTGGTGCGCGGGCAGTCGGTGCGCCTGAACGAGGCGCTCACCGTCGTCGAGGGCGGCAGCTTCGAGCAGACCGGCGAGGTCTGCACGTTGCGCGAGATCCTCGAGGGCGAGGAGCCGGAGAACTCCGTCCAGCGCGCGCTCGTCGTCGGCCACGCCGACGAGGAGCGGGTCGTGTGGCTGGCCCAGCCGCTGATCGACTCGCCGTTGAAGATCGGCGACTCGTTGCTGGTCGACTCGAAGGCGGGCTTCGCCTACGAGCGCGTCCCCAAGGCCGAGGTCGAGGACCTCGTGCTGGAGGAAGTGCCGGACATCCTGTACTCCGACATCGGCGGGTTGAGCAGGCAGATCGAGCAGATCCGCGATGCGGTGGAGATGCCCTTCCTGCACGCCGACCTGTTCCGCGAGTACAAGCTCCGGCCGCCGAAGGGCGTCCTGCTGTACGGCCCTCCCGGCTGCGGCAAGACGCTGATCGCGAAGGCCGTCGCCAACTCGTTGGCGAAGAAGGTGTTCGAGGCCCGAGGTGAGACCGGGAAGCAGGCCAAGTCCTACTTCCTCAACATCAAGGGCCCGGAGCTGCTCAACAAGTTCGTCGGCGAGACCGAGCGGAGCATCCGCCTGATCTTCCAGCGAGCGCGTGAGAAGGCCTCCGAGGGCACCCCGGTCATCGTGTTCTTCGACGAGATGGACTCGATCTTCCGCACCCGCGGTTCCGGTGTGTCGTCCGACGTCGAGACGACCATCGTGCCGCAGCTGCTGTCGGAGATCGACGGCGTCGAGGGCCTGGAGAACGTCATCGTCATCGGCGCCTCCAACCGCGAGGACATGATCGACCCGGCGATCCTGCGACCCGGCAGGCTCGACGTGAAGATCAAGATCGAACGTCCGGACGCCGAGGGCGCGATGGACATCTTCAACAAGTACCTGACGCCCGACCTCCCGATCCACGCCGACGACCTCGCGGAGTTCGGCGGCGACCCGAAGGCCTGCATCGAGGGCATGGTGCAGCACACGGTCGAGCGCATGTACGAGGAGACCGAGGAGAACCGGTTCCTGGAGGTCACCTACGCCAACGGTGACAAGGAGGTCCTGTACTTCCGGGACTTCAACTCCGGCGCCATGATCCAGAACATCGTCGACCGGGCCAAGAAGGCCGCCATCAAGGCACTGCTCGACACCAAGCAGCCCGGCCTGTCGGTCCGCCACCTCCTCGCCGCCATCGTCGACGAGTTCGCGGAGAACGAGGACCTCCCGAACACGACCAACCCGGACGACTGGGCCCGCATCTCCGGCAAGAAGGGGGAACGGATCGTCTACATCCGCACCCTCGTCACCGGCAAGACCGCAGACTCGGGCCGCGCCATCGACACGGCCACCAACACCGGCCAGTACCTCTAA
- a CDS encoding response regulator transcription factor: MIRVLVVDDQALLRGSFRLLVDSATDLEVVGEAANGREAVELVRSVSPDVVLMDIRMPEMDGIDATGRISGGAKVLILTTFDLDAYVFAALRAGASGFLLKDTPPVELLAGIRVVAAGEGLLAPTVTRRLIEEFGRRPERRVTRTLEGVTGREREVLVLIARGLSNVEIMGELHLSAGTVKTHIGRLLGKLQARDRAQLVIWAYEAGLVGAGG; this comes from the coding sequence ATGATCAGGGTGTTGGTGGTGGACGACCAGGCATTGCTCCGGGGGAGTTTTCGGTTGCTGGTGGATTCGGCGACGGATCTGGAGGTGGTGGGGGAAGCCGCGAATGGTCGCGAGGCGGTGGAACTGGTTCGGTCGGTGTCGCCGGATGTGGTGTTGATGGACATCCGGATGCCGGAGATGGACGGGATCGACGCCACCGGGCGGATTTCGGGTGGGGCGAAGGTGTTGATCCTGACCACGTTCGATCTGGACGCGTACGTGTTCGCGGCGCTTCGGGCGGGGGCTAGCGGGTTCTTGTTGAAGGACACGCCGCCGGTGGAGTTGTTGGCGGGTATTCGGGTTGTTGCCGCTGGTGAGGGGTTGTTGGCGCCTACGGTGACGCGGCGGTTGATCGAGGAGTTCGGGAGGAGGCCTGAGCGGAGGGTCACCCGGACGTTGGAGGGGGTTACGGGGAGGGAGAGGGAGGTGTTGGTGTTGATCGCGAGGGGGTTGTCGAATGTGGAGATCATGGGGGAGTTGCATTTGAGTGCGGGGACTGTGAAGACGCATATCGGGAGGTTGTTGGGGAAGTTGCAGGCGAGGGATCGGGCGCAGTTGGTGATTTGGGCTTATGAGGCGGGGTTGGTGGGGGCGGGGGGTTGA
- a CDS encoding NUDIX domain-containing protein: MTSSVELVAVFDEDGARLEGKPRWQVRAEGLWHASATILVRSLDGRRVYVHKRTDTKDVYPGMYDCWAGGVLADGEDPDDCAERELAEELGIRGVPLTPSFRARFVDPPIRYTAHVYETRTDGPFVHQPEEVASGGWMDLDELRVKVRDPEWAIVPDGRALFHEWLAREEDEAAPPRGPIDLDDGVVRLAPRRVG; encoded by the coding sequence GTGACATCGTCGGTGGAACTGGTCGCCGTCTTCGACGAGGACGGCGCCCGGCTGGAGGGGAAGCCCCGCTGGCAGGTGCGCGCCGAAGGGCTGTGGCACGCGTCCGCGACGATCCTGGTGCGGTCGCTGGACGGGCGGCGCGTCTACGTCCACAAGCGCACCGACACCAAGGACGTCTACCCCGGCATGTACGACTGCTGGGCGGGCGGCGTGCTGGCCGACGGCGAGGACCCGGACGACTGCGCGGAACGGGAGCTGGCCGAGGAGCTGGGGATCCGCGGCGTGCCGCTGACACCGTCGTTCCGGGCCCGGTTCGTGGACCCGCCGATCCGCTACACCGCGCACGTCTACGAGACCCGCACCGACGGCCCCTTCGTGCACCAGCCGGAGGAGGTCGCCTCCGGCGGCTGGATGGACCTCGACGAGCTGCGCGTGAAGGTGCGCGATCCGGAGTGGGCCATCGTGCCGGATGGGCGCGCGCTGTTCCACGAGTGGCTCGCGCGCGAGGAGGACGAGGCCGCTCCCCCGCGCGGCCCGATCGACCTCGACGACGGAGTCGTCAGGCTGGCGCCGCGGCGGGTCGGCTGA
- a CDS encoding ATP-binding cassette domain-containing protein, with the protein MIEVRELTKRYGAVRAVDGLSFEVKPGYVAGFLGPNGAGKSTTMRSVLGLDAPTSGEALVNGKRYAAIKRPMFEVGALLDANAVHGGRSAVNHLRCLARSNGIGDKRVVEVLEQVGLAGAAKRRVSALSLGMKQRLGVAAALLGDPGVLLFDEPVNGLDPEGIRWIRGLMRGLAAEGRTVLVSSHLMSEMALTADRIVVIGRGRLILETSMRDLADRFKRDVLVRTPDPAGLRRVLENAGATVAVDDGALLVQGLETGDIADLASRQGIAVHELTPRSATLEDAYLELTEDSVEFRTSEVAR; encoded by the coding sequence ATGATCGAAGTACGTGAACTCACCAAGCGCTACGGCGCCGTCCGGGCGGTCGACGGGCTCTCCTTCGAGGTGAAACCCGGCTACGTGGCCGGGTTCCTCGGCCCCAACGGCGCCGGGAAGTCGACGACGATGCGGTCCGTGCTGGGACTCGACGCGCCCACGTCCGGCGAGGCGCTGGTCAACGGCAAGCGGTACGCGGCGATCAAGCGGCCGATGTTCGAGGTCGGGGCCCTGCTCGACGCCAACGCCGTGCACGGCGGCCGATCCGCGGTGAACCACCTGCGGTGCCTGGCCCGCAGCAACGGCATCGGCGACAAGCGGGTGGTCGAGGTGCTGGAGCAGGTCGGCCTGGCGGGCGCGGCCAAGCGGCGGGTGTCGGCGCTGTCGCTGGGCATGAAGCAGCGGCTCGGCGTCGCCGCGGCCCTGCTCGGCGATCCGGGTGTGCTGCTGTTCGACGAGCCGGTCAACGGGCTCGACCCCGAGGGCATCCGCTGGATCAGGGGGCTCATGCGGGGACTGGCCGCCGAAGGGCGGACCGTGCTGGTGTCCAGCCACCTGATGAGCGAGATGGCGCTCACCGCCGACCGGATCGTCGTGATCGGGCGCGGGCGGCTGATCCTGGAGACGTCGATGCGCGACCTGGCCGACCGGTTCAAGCGCGACGTGCTGGTGCGCACGCCGGATCCGGCGGGGCTGCGGCGGGTGCTGGAGAACGCGGGCGCGACCGTGGCCGTGGATGACGGCGCGCTGCTCGTGCAGGGCCTGGAGACGGGGGACATCGCGGACCTGGCGTCCCGGCAGGGGATCGCGGTCCACGAGCTGACCCCGCGCAGCGCGACCCTGGAGGACGCCTACCTCGAGCTGACCGAGGACAGCGTGGAGTTCCGCACCTCGGAGGTGGCCCGGTGA
- a CDS encoding FAD-dependent monooxygenase has product MSTVEVPLLVVGGGIGGLATALSAARRGVPAHVLEQSAGFGEIGAGLQMGPNASRALDALGVLDDVLPLAVRPEAGVLRDAVSGRVLTRLDLGRAFRTRYGYPYLVMHRGDLLDVLLAHCRAHDLVTLEAGRTVVSSDVRADGAEVRCADGTAYRTRTLVAADGLRSGLRRHLSDDEPVCSGYAAYRGTAPRGGDGPDEVVLWIGPGLHLVRYPVRAGALVNQVAVFRSPRFHAGEADWGGVDELEAAFADTCEPVRDAVARVGRDRHWAMHDREPLDTWVKGRLALIGDAAHPMLQYLGQGACQALEDAVELGARLREDADGALEAFQRARLPKAVRCQTSARPWGELWHTSDPLLIGVRDRMFALRADDDHTELDWLYAGPEGPAQS; this is encoded by the coding sequence TTGAGCACTGTCGAAGTACCCCTGCTCGTCGTCGGAGGCGGGATCGGCGGACTCGCCACCGCCCTGTCCGCCGCCCGGCGGGGCGTGCCCGCGCACGTGCTGGAGCAGTCGGCCGGGTTCGGCGAGATCGGCGCGGGCCTCCAGATGGGCCCCAACGCGAGCCGCGCCCTCGACGCGCTGGGCGTGCTGGACGACGTCCTGCCGCTGGCCGTGCGCCCGGAGGCGGGCGTGCTCAGGGACGCGGTGAGCGGGCGCGTGCTGACCAGGCTCGACCTGGGTCGCGCCTTCCGCACCAGGTACGGCTACCCGTACCTGGTCATGCACCGGGGCGACCTGCTCGACGTGCTGCTCGCGCACTGCCGCGCGCACGACCTGGTCACCCTGGAGGCGGGCCGGACCGTCGTCTCCTCCGACGTGCGGGCCGACGGCGCCGAGGTCCGGTGCGCGGACGGCACCGCCTACCGGACGCGCACGCTGGTCGCCGCCGACGGGCTCCGGTCGGGGCTGCGGCGGCACCTGAGCGACGACGAGCCGGTGTGCAGCGGGTACGCCGCCTACCGGGGCACCGCGCCGCGCGGGGGCGACGGGCCGGACGAGGTCGTGCTCTGGATCGGACCCGGCCTGCACCTGGTGCGCTACCCGGTCCGGGCGGGCGCGCTGGTCAACCAGGTCGCCGTGTTCCGCAGCCCCCGGTTCCACGCGGGCGAGGCCGACTGGGGTGGCGTGGACGAACTGGAGGCTGCGTTCGCGGACACCTGCGAACCGGTGCGCGACGCCGTGGCACGGGTGGGCCGCGACCGGCACTGGGCCATGCACGACCGCGAGCCGCTGGACACGTGGGTGAAGGGCAGGCTCGCGCTGATCGGCGACGCCGCGCACCCGATGCTCCAGTACCTCGGCCAGGGCGCCTGCCAGGCCTTGGAGGACGCGGTCGAACTGGGCGCGCGGCTGCGCGAGGACGCCGACGGCGCCCTGGAGGCGTTCCAGCGGGCCCGGCTGCCCAAGGCCGTGCGCTGCCAGACGTCCGCGCGGCCGTGGGGCGAGCTGTGGCACACCTCGGACCCGCTGCTGATCGGCGTGCGCGACCGGATGTTCGCGCTGAGGGCCGACGACGACCACACCGAGCTGGACTGGCTCTACGCGGGACCCGAGGGCCCCGCGCAGAGCTGA
- a CDS encoding ABC transporter permease → MIDVVASEWLKVRTVRSTWYLLLSVVGVLALGSMISYLMTKEWDRSAPEIQAAFASADPSVVVMPFAQFAFGVLGALVATSEYGNGMIRTVLVAAPRRLVVLAAKVVVVGLGGLVLGTVVSFAAFGIGEVIVGDRPAPLSGGPFSEALPALLANGLAALVIALVGLGFGVLMRATAGALVTLCVLMFVLPVVAVLLPAPWNNRVVSVTPLYLGPQFSGQLTGQLTPAQALVVMIVYVVVALGAGALVLARRDA, encoded by the coding sequence GTGATCGACGTGGTGGCATCGGAATGGCTCAAGGTCCGCACCGTGCGGTCCACCTGGTACCTGCTGCTGAGCGTTGTGGGCGTGCTCGCCCTGGGTTCGATGATCTCGTACCTGATGACGAAGGAGTGGGACCGGTCCGCGCCCGAGATCCAGGCGGCTTTCGCCTCCGCCGACCCGAGCGTGGTCGTCATGCCGTTCGCGCAGTTCGCGTTCGGCGTGCTCGGGGCGCTCGTGGCCACGTCGGAGTACGGCAACGGGATGATCCGCACCGTCCTCGTCGCGGCGCCGCGACGGCTGGTGGTGCTGGCGGCCAAGGTGGTCGTCGTCGGCTTGGGCGGCCTGGTGCTCGGCACGGTGGTGTCGTTCGCCGCCTTCGGCATCGGCGAGGTGATCGTCGGTGACCGGCCCGCTCCCCTCTCGGGGGGCCCGTTCTCCGAGGCGCTGCCCGCGCTGCTGGCCAACGGGCTCGCCGCGCTGGTGATCGCTCTGGTGGGGTTGGGCTTTGGGGTGCTGATGAGGGCGACCGCGGGGGCGCTGGTCACGCTGTGCGTCCTGATGTTCGTCCTCCCGGTGGTGGCCGTGCTGCTGCCCGCGCCGTGGAACAACCGGGTGGTCTCGGTGACGCCGCTCTACCTGGGGCCGCAGTTCTCCGGGCAGCTCACCGGCCAGCTGACCCCGGCGCAGGCGCTCGTGGTCATGATCGTCTACGTGGTCGTGGCGCTCGGGGCGGGCGCGCTGGTGCTGGCGCGCCGCGACGCCTGA
- a CDS encoding tRNA (adenine-N1)-methyltransferase, whose translation MIAASGPFRPGDRVQLTDPKGRHYTIVLEPGKEYHTHRGALPHDKLIGEPEGSVIQSVGGTSFLALRPLLADYVLSMPRGAQVIYPKDAAQIVMYGDVFPGARVLEAGAGSGALTCSLLRAVGEKGSVISYEVRQDHADHAIRNVEQFFGERPDNWSLTVADLATHVGEVDRVVLDMLSPWEQLDTVAKNLIPGGVLVIYVATTTQLSKVTEALREQQHWTEPQSWETLVRPWHTVGLAVRPEHRMIAHTAFLLTTRRLADGVTPPRPQRRPSKG comes from the coding sequence GTGATCGCCGCCAGTGGCCCGTTCCGTCCCGGTGACCGGGTGCAGTTGACCGACCCGAAGGGACGGCACTACACGATCGTGCTCGAACCGGGCAAGGAGTACCACACCCACCGCGGCGCGCTGCCGCACGACAAGCTGATCGGCGAGCCCGAGGGCTCCGTCATCCAGTCCGTCGGTGGTACGTCCTTCCTGGCCCTGCGGCCCCTGCTGGCGGACTACGTCCTGTCCATGCCGCGCGGCGCCCAGGTGATCTACCCGAAGGACGCGGCGCAGATCGTCATGTACGGCGACGTCTTCCCCGGCGCGCGCGTGCTGGAGGCGGGCGCCGGCTCCGGCGCGCTCACCTGCTCGCTGCTGCGGGCGGTGGGGGAGAAGGGCAGCGTCATCTCCTACGAGGTACGCCAGGACCACGCCGACCACGCGATCCGCAACGTCGAGCAGTTCTTCGGCGAGCGCCCCGACAACTGGTCGCTGACCGTCGCCGACCTCGCCACGCACGTCGGTGAGGTCGACCGGGTCGTGCTGGACATGCTCTCGCCGTGGGAGCAGCTGGACACGGTGGCGAAGAACCTCATCCCCGGCGGCGTGCTGGTCATCTACGTGGCGACCACCACGCAGCTGTCCAAGGTCACCGAGGCGCTGCGCGAGCAGCAGCACTGGACCGAGCCGCAGTCGTGGGAGACGCTGGTGCGCCCGTGGCACACCGTGGGCCTCGCCGTGCGGCCGGAGCACCGGATGATCGCGCACACCGCGTTCCTGCTGACGACCCGCAGGCTGGCCGACGGCGTCACGCCGCCGCGCCCCCAGCGCAGGCCGTCGAAGGGCTGA
- a CDS encoding FtsX-like permease family protein, with protein sequence MPTTIGLALAEFRHRPGRALLPGVALVVGVACLIASLVLSDALVEAADEGMPVVPSAVGLVVGVDRDPMLDHPVPAELDQAAADRIAAVPGVERVVPVRQVAVDLLLDNGRAGSRRGIGDVEVDREGLRRIPIGEGRSPASDGEIAVDRVTADKYDLAPGATVKVADAQGKALDVVVRGITKRGSTGDQPSVVVGEALAAKLDPKPVVSEFHVVGGGQEAVAAAAGPGLLVSGVDAGDRSGLGGSNGESLSAVLIMFAILALATASFVAAATFRAVYLQRQRQTALLRCLGANRKPLVLANLVEALVTGAVAGAIGALLGGPVALGLSRIFDVTGVSGMFGASSLTPALLPSAGYAVLGAVVAAFLSAFAAIRPSLAAARVSPLAALRTSEGATPDSSVARWRLVFGLFVALCAGGLALVAVAAKGSTAGMFAVLFSAITAVAALFGVLGPVVVPAISLLFGSVAARIGGANWKLAAAEVRRVPHRSASVAMPLVLAAAMVTFFAVTVGTARQLEAGLSQDPRPDVLISDVGDRPLADGVDRIANRPEVAASAVLHRGEGKRADGDGYVALGADPQRLAAWLTAENQGATGVADLREGTALMTDWAMRSWGTSVGQSVTLDGLPGGARTVTVVGTVPDTLVAHAGVVVADPSVGPVSSVVVALKPGADTDAYRTAVLAGLSDEPTVAAATSASESAEDQRYLDIAIVMLMVLLGLSVAVAVTGIGTTLTISVQERRKELALRRALGVTRGGLQHGVVAEAVLLALVGVLGGGLVGLAYAQLTIIVAGVPVVVSADWLSLGLGGLVVVLLAVLSAFGPARGASRIRPAAGLASG encoded by the coding sequence TTGCCCACAACGATCGGACTCGCGCTGGCCGAGTTCCGCCACCGACCAGGCCGCGCGCTGCTGCCCGGTGTCGCCCTGGTCGTCGGGGTCGCGTGCCTGATCGCCTCGCTCGTGCTGAGCGACGCGCTGGTCGAGGCCGCGGACGAGGGCATGCCCGTCGTGCCGTCGGCGGTGGGCCTGGTGGTCGGCGTCGACCGCGACCCGATGCTCGACCACCCGGTCCCGGCGGAGCTGGACCAGGCCGCGGCGGACCGGATCGCGGCCGTGCCCGGCGTGGAACGGGTCGTGCCCGTCCGGCAGGTCGCCGTGGACCTGTTGCTGGACAACGGCCGCGCGGGCAGCCGGCGCGGGATCGGCGACGTCGAGGTGGACCGCGAGGGGCTGCGCCGCATCCCGATCGGCGAGGGCCGCTCGCCCGCGAGCGACGGGGAGATCGCCGTCGACCGGGTCACCGCGGACAAGTACGACCTGGCGCCGGGCGCCACCGTGAAGGTCGCCGACGCGCAGGGCAAGGCGCTCGACGTGGTGGTCCGGGGGATCACCAAGCGCGGCTCCACCGGCGACCAGCCGTCCGTCGTGGTCGGCGAGGCGCTCGCGGCCAAGCTCGACCCCAAGCCGGTCGTGTCCGAGTTCCACGTCGTCGGCGGCGGCCAGGAGGCCGTCGCCGCGGCCGCCGGACCGGGGTTGCTGGTGAGCGGGGTCGACGCCGGCGACCGCAGCGGGCTCGGCGGCAGCAACGGCGAGTCGCTGTCCGCCGTGCTCATCATGTTCGCGATCCTCGCGCTGGCCACCGCGTCCTTCGTCGCGGCGGCCACGTTCCGCGCGGTGTACCTCCAGCGCCAGCGCCAGACCGCGCTGCTGCGCTGCCTCGGCGCCAACCGCAAGCCGCTCGTGCTGGCGAACCTGGTGGAGGCGCTGGTGACCGGCGCGGTGGCCGGTGCGATCGGCGCCCTGCTCGGCGGACCCGTGGCGCTGGGGCTGTCGCGGATCTTCGACGTCACCGGGGTGTCCGGGATGTTCGGCGCGTCCTCGCTGACCCCGGCCCTGCTGCCCTCGGCCGGCTACGCGGTGCTCGGCGCGGTCGTCGCCGCGTTCCTCAGCGCGTTCGCCGCGATCCGGCCGTCGCTGGCCGCCGCGCGGGTCTCGCCGCTGGCCGCCCTGCGCACCTCCGAGGGCGCCACGCCGGACAGCTCGGTCGCCCGGTGGCGGCTGGTGTTCGGCCTGTTCGTCGCGCTCTGCGCGGGCGGGCTGGCCCTGGTGGCGGTGGCCGCCAAGGGGTCGACCGCCGGGATGTTCGCGGTGCTGTTCTCCGCGATCACCGCGGTCGCCGCGCTGTTCGGGGTGCTGGGCCCGGTGGTCGTGCCCGCGATCAGCCTGCTGTTCGGCTCGGTCGCCGCGAGGATCGGCGGCGCGAACTGGAAGCTGGCCGCGGCCGAGGTGCGCAGGGTGCCCCACCGCTCGGCGTCGGTCGCGATGCCCCTCGTGCTGGCCGCCGCGATGGTCACGTTCTTCGCCGTCACCGTCGGCACCGCCCGGCAGTTGGAGGCCGGGCTGTCCCAGGACCCCCGCCCCGACGTGCTGATCTCCGACGTCGGCGACCGGCCGCTGGCCGACGGGGTCGACCGGATCGCGAACCGCCCCGAGGTCGCCGCCAGCGCCGTGCTGCACCGCGGCGAGGGCAAGCGCGCCGACGGCGACGGCTACGTCGCGCTGGGAGCGGACCCCCAGCGCCTCGCCGCGTGGCTGACCGCCGAGAACCAGGGCGCGACCGGAGTGGCGGACCTCAGGGAGGGCACCGCGCTGATGACGGACTGGGCCATGCGGTCGTGGGGGACCTCGGTCGGGCAGTCCGTCACCCTGGACGGCCTCCCCGGTGGGGCGCGCACGGTCACCGTCGTCGGCACGGTCCCCGACACCCTCGTGGCCCACGCCGGTGTCGTGGTCGCCGATCCCTCGGTCGGACCGGTCAGCAGCGTGGTCGTGGCGCTCAAGCCCGGCGCGGACACCGACGCCTACCGGACCGCCGTGCTGGCCGGGCTGTCGGACGAGCCGACGGTGGCCGCGGCCACCAGCGCGAGCGAGTCGGCCGAGGACCAGCGCTACCTCGACATCGCGATCGTGATGCTGATGGTCCTGCTCGGCCTGTCCGTCGCGGTGGCGGTGACCGGGATCGGCACCACGCTCACGATCTCGGTGCAGGAGCGCCGCAAGGAACTGGCTCTGCGCCGCGCCCTCGGCGTGACCAGGGGCGGTCTCCAGCACGGGGTCGTGGCCGAGGCGGTGCTGCTCGCGCTCGTCGGCGTGCTGGGTGGCGGGCTGGTCGGGCTCGCCTACGCCCAGCTGACGATCATCGTGGCCGGGGTGCCCGTGGTCGTGAGCGCGGACTGGCTCTCGTTGGGGCTCGGCGGTTTGGTGGTCGTCCTGCTGGCGGTGCTGTCGGCGTTCGGACCGGCCCGCGGCGCGTCGCGGATCCGCCCGGCGGCGGGGCTCGCCTCGGGGTGA
- a CDS encoding histidine kinase — MTAPHRLVKWLPVAYTIFVDVAAAVAATLVYSTFVEITDGPVPFGYFLAFLVGVPLAVRRKWPPAVFMVVVVAQNTATLLHITLEVYTPTLFALYMVAVALPRRRSVVALLGGAALTGVAVAFAEPWPDNLGITATVWFLMGATWTLGWTMRVRRAFAVRAAAEQAEHALTEERLRIARELHDIVAHSLTMIAVKAGIANHVAEEQPAEARDALKVIETTSRATLVEMRHLLGVLRSPDGPELSPVPGLGDLSGLVERAAMAGVPVTLTLMGGTRVPGVPDGVGLAVYRIVQESVTNVVKHAAPAECTVSIAVSEVAVVVEVVDNGPGERVLAGGGGHGLAGMRERVAMYGGSFLAGPCRGGGFRVVAEVPFG; from the coding sequence GTGACCGCACCTCACCGCCTGGTCAAGTGGCTGCCGGTGGCCTACACGATCTTCGTGGACGTGGCCGCCGCCGTGGCCGCGACCCTCGTCTACTCCACCTTCGTGGAGATCACCGACGGCCCGGTGCCGTTCGGCTACTTCTTGGCGTTTCTGGTGGGCGTGCCGTTGGCGGTGCGCCGCAAGTGGCCGCCGGCCGTCTTCATGGTCGTGGTGGTCGCCCAGAACACCGCGACGCTGCTCCACATCACCCTCGAGGTGTACACGCCGACCCTGTTCGCCCTGTACATGGTCGCCGTCGCACTGCCCCGCCGCAGGTCCGTGGTGGCGCTGCTGGGCGGCGCGGCCCTGACGGGGGTCGCCGTGGCCTTCGCCGAGCCGTGGCCCGACAACCTGGGCATCACCGCGACGGTGTGGTTCCTCATGGGCGCCACCTGGACGCTGGGCTGGACCATGAGGGTCAGGAGGGCGTTCGCGGTGAGGGCGGCGGCGGAGCAGGCCGAGCACGCGCTCACCGAGGAGCGGCTGCGGATCGCCAGGGAGCTGCACGACATCGTCGCCCACAGCCTGACGATGATCGCGGTGAAGGCGGGGATCGCGAACCACGTGGCGGAGGAGCAGCCCGCCGAGGCTCGGGACGCGTTGAAGGTGATCGAGACGACCAGCCGCGCCACCCTGGTGGAGATGCGGCACCTGCTGGGGGTGTTGAGATCACCGGATGGGCCCGAGTTGTCGCCCGTGCCGGGGTTGGGGGATCTGTCCGGGTTGGTGGAGCGGGCGGCGATGGCGGGGGTTCCGGTCACGCTGACCCTGATGGGCGGGACGAGGGTGCCGGGGGTGCCGGACGGGGTGGGGTTGGCGGTGTACCGGATCGTGCAGGAGTCGGTGACGAACGTGGTGAAGCACGCGGCGCCCGCCGAGTGCACGGTGTCGATCGCCGTGTCGGAGGTGGCGGTGGTGGTCGAGGTCGTGGACAACGGGCCTGGTGAGAGGGTGCTCGCCGGAGGTGGGGGGCACGGGCTGGCGGGGATGCGGGAGCGGGTGGCGATGTACGGGGGGTCGTTCCTGGCCGGGCCCTGTCGCGGTGGGGGGTTTCGGGTGGTGGCCGAGGTGCCGTTCGGATGA